A genomic segment from Nodularia sphaerocarpa UHCC 0038 encodes:
- a CDS encoding DUF1294 domain-containing protein → MKPVLSKGQLTTWKDDRGFGFIEPISGSQEVFLHISAFKNLNRRPQVGDIICYQLAVEQNGKLRACNASIEGMMVSKPISESSSSTTPMKLRSKAMVKSSSLAFETLLLSLLPGLGSIHFLLTTGIPIPLMLYPCMSLITLALYADDKSRAKKGLWRVPENTLHLCEFMGGWLGAFIAQRQLHHKSSKASYQAEFWMIVIFHLVFWLVWLLFNKTLINLFLSIV, encoded by the coding sequence ATGAAACCTGTGTTAAGCAAAGGGCAACTAACTACGTGGAAAGATGATCGGGGTTTTGGTTTTATAGAACCCATCTCTGGTAGTCAGGAAGTCTTTCTTCACATCAGCGCATTTAAAAATCTTAACCGTCGTCCCCAAGTTGGTGATATTATTTGTTATCAACTCGCAGTTGAGCAAAACGGCAAGTTACGCGCGTGTAATGCTTCGATTGAAGGGATGATGGTATCAAAACCTATATCTGAGTCCTCATCTTCTACCACACCGATGAAGTTAAGATCCAAGGCTATGGTGAAATCTTCATCATTAGCATTCGAGACATTACTTTTATCTCTACTACCTGGGTTGGGTTCCATCCATTTTTTATTGACTACAGGCATCCCAATTCCTCTAATGCTTTATCCTTGTATGAGTTTAATTACCTTGGCACTGTACGCTGATGATAAATCTCGTGCAAAAAAAGGACTATGGAGAGTGCCAGAGAACACTTTACATCTATGCGAATTTATGGGTGGTTGGTTAGGTGCGTTTATTGCCCAACGCCAATTACATCACAAAAGTAGCAAAGCTTCCTATCAAGCTGAGTTTTGGATGATAGTAATTTTTCATCTTGTATTTTGGTTAGTCTGGCTACTTTTTAATAAAACATTAATAAATCTGTTTCTCAGTATAGTATAA